Proteins from one Bdellovibrio svalbardensis genomic window:
- a CDS encoding prepilin-type N-terminal cleavage/methylation domain-containing protein — translation MNNKGFTLLEIIICIALMGVVALIIMVPQLEIQKHYKTNENKISRVLENQNLQLKITSTDFLLEKSAKVSPINDSLCPCVIGGKMQSGGVNICVKNICTANIATDFTFYDSSANPLTALAGPTTAPVYYDLIGAPCSPDPNKNITCAYQSSVKFTAHCPGNLPSCDHADYLAIELSLTPVGTQFFSESKKVFIYPVNLNYQPFIAPIPNQTLPLPFDKKIPINANSGDASESQNFIFETCSSSDTSIVEIHCYKFINSIGQIILTPKSAGVAKISLQINDGGLENNLSQVFTFDATAESSP, via the coding sequence CACCCTTTTAGAAATTATAATATGCATAGCTCTTATGGGAGTTGTCGCATTGATCATAATGGTTCCGCAGTTGGAAATTCAAAAGCATTATAAAACAAATGAAAATAAAATATCTCGAGTTCTGGAAAACCAAAATTTACAGCTCAAGATCACGTCTACTGATTTTTTATTAGAAAAAAGCGCGAAAGTCAGTCCTATTAACGACAGCTTATGTCCCTGCGTGATAGGCGGAAAAATGCAATCGGGGGGAGTCAATATTTGCGTTAAGAACATATGCACCGCAAATATTGCCACAGACTTTACATTCTATGATAGCTCCGCAAATCCCCTTACAGCTTTGGCCGGGCCTACGACAGCACCTGTATACTATGACCTAATAGGCGCTCCCTGCAGTCCTGACCCAAACAAGAACATCACTTGTGCCTATCAGTCCTCCGTTAAATTCACCGCTCATTGCCCTGGAAACTTGCCATCCTGTGACCATGCAGACTACCTCGCCATAGAACTCTCACTAACGCCCGTAGGAACACAATTTTTCTCTGAAAGCAAAAAGGTATTTATCTATCCCGTCAACCTGAACTATCAACCCTTTATTGCACCAATCCCCAATCAAACTTTGCCGCTTCCCTTTGACAAAAAAATTCCCATCAACGCAAACTCCGGCGATGCCTCTGAAAGTCAAAACTTCATTTTTGAAACTTGTAGCAGCTCTGATACGAGTATTGTTGAAATCCATTGCTATAAATTCATTAACTCCATAGGGCAAATCATACTCACACCTAAATCCGCAGGCGTGGCCAAAATCTCCCTACAAATCAATGATGGCGGACTTGAGAACAATCTTTCTCAAGTCTTCACTTTTGACGCCACCGCGGAATCTTCCCCGTAA
- a CDS encoding DMT family transporter — protein sequence MSTSTAWIVLLIAGILEFVWATGLKYSEGFTKLWPSVFTLITMGISFYLLSLSMKVLPVGVSYTVWTGIGAVGAIVIGVLVFKEPLSLMKLVFLGMIVGGILGLKFVES from the coding sequence ATGTCGACCTCAACAGCTTGGATTGTTTTACTTATTGCAGGGATTTTGGAATTTGTTTGGGCCACAGGCCTGAAGTATTCCGAAGGTTTTACGAAGCTCTGGCCTTCGGTGTTTACGTTGATAACGATGGGGATTAGTTTTTATCTGCTATCTCTGTCAATGAAAGTGCTCCCCGTCGGAGTCTCATACACAGTTTGGACAGGCATTGGAGCTGTGGGCGCCATTGTCATTGGGGTCCTTGTTTTTAAAGAACCCTTGTCACTCATGAAGTTGGTCTTCTTAGGAATGATCGTCGGCGGAATTCTTGGTCTGAAATTCGTCGAAAGCTAG
- the infC gene encoding translation initiation factor IF-3: MNREIRAQQIRVIDDEGNMLGVMTVPEALRIAEDRGLDLLEIAPTATPPTCKIMDYGKWKYEKKKQATAARKKQTVVTIKEVQMRPRTDQHDFETKMNHARRFLLEGDKVKVSLRFMGRELAHQEVGLEVIKKAIAFVDDLALVESQPKMEGKQLFLMLAPDPLKIKEYQKAHPNKSKQDSKELDELKDVEEEDEE; the protein is encoded by the coding sequence GTGAATCGTGAGATCCGTGCTCAACAAATTCGCGTTATCGACGACGAAGGTAACATGTTGGGCGTTATGACTGTTCCAGAGGCGTTACGTATTGCTGAAGATCGCGGCCTCGATCTTCTTGAGATTGCTCCAACAGCAACTCCTCCTACTTGCAAAATCATGGATTACGGCAAGTGGAAGTATGAGAAAAAGAAACAAGCAACTGCTGCTCGTAAAAAACAAACTGTTGTAACGATCAAAGAAGTTCAAATGCGTCCTCGTACGGACCAGCATGACTTTGAAACTAAGATGAATCACGCACGTCGTTTCCTTCTTGAAGGCGACAAAGTGAAAGTGTCATTGCGTTTCATGGGTCGTGAATTGGCCCATCAAGAAGTCGGTTTGGAAGTGATCAAAAAAGCGATCGCTTTCGTTGACGATTTGGCCTTGGTGGAATCTCAACCTAAAATGGAAGGAAAGCAGTTGTTCCTAATGCTGGCTCCAGATCCATTGAAGATCAAAGAGTACCAAAAAGCACATCCGAATAAATCTAAGCAAGACTCCAAAGAACTCGACGAACTTAAAGACGTTGAGGAAGAAGACGAAGAGTAG
- the thrS gene encoding threonine--tRNA ligase, translating into MSQVTIILPDNSTKVFDHEPTALEVAQSIGPRLAKETLGAKLDGSNVISDLRTKIKDQTKVALITTKSPEALEVIRHSCAHIMAQAIQDIWPEVKVTIGPVIENGFYYDFDSPFAFTEEHFEKIEKKMAEIVSKDLPIHREDWPINKAIETFQKMNERFKVELIQDLAAKGETVVGIYFNGTNWFDLCRGPHVQSTGQIKSFKLLSVAGAYWRGDEKNAQLQRVYATAFGDKKDLDLYLHNIEEAKKRDHRKLGKELGLFHFNELAPGSPFFTGKGATVYTALQTYLRELYFETGYQEVITPQIFDVNLFHTSGHYQNYKENMFFTKVDERDFASKPMNCPSHCLLFNSDKYSYRDLPIKMADFGRLHRYEKSGAMHGLTRVRTFCQDDAHIFCRVDQLQEEIAKFMHLLNKVYDKLGMSNYKIYLSTRPDNRMGSEEYWDKAENALAEALTSLNLPYTINPGDGAFYGPKLDIMFVDALSRPWQLGTLQVDPNLPEAFDLKYTGEDNKEHRPIMLHRAILGSLERFIGVYLEHTAGHLPPWLCPTQVAILNVTDRVNVFCEELMNSLKESKVRVEFDRRNEKLNYKIREAQLQKIPYMIIVGDKEAESRTVSLRLRDGSEHKGLTVEAVMNLITTDINTRSLQSSLAKSASSAEG; encoded by the coding sequence ATGTCACAAGTTACAATTATTTTGCCGGACAACTCTACGAAGGTTTTTGATCACGAACCGACAGCGCTAGAAGTAGCACAATCAATCGGTCCACGTCTTGCCAAAGAAACATTGGGCGCTAAGCTTGATGGTTCTAATGTCATTTCAGATCTTCGCACCAAAATTAAAGATCAAACTAAAGTAGCCTTGATCACCACAAAATCTCCTGAGGCCTTGGAAGTGATCCGTCACTCTTGTGCTCATATCATGGCTCAAGCTATTCAAGATATTTGGCCGGAAGTTAAAGTGACTATCGGTCCTGTGATTGAAAATGGTTTCTATTACGACTTCGATTCTCCGTTTGCCTTCACTGAAGAGCATTTCGAAAAAATCGAAAAGAAAATGGCCGAGATCGTGTCTAAGGATCTTCCGATTCATCGTGAAGACTGGCCAATTAATAAAGCCATTGAGACGTTCCAGAAAATGAATGAACGTTTCAAGGTTGAGTTGATTCAAGACTTGGCCGCTAAAGGTGAGACCGTTGTTGGGATCTACTTCAATGGAACAAACTGGTTTGACTTGTGTCGTGGACCTCACGTGCAATCAACCGGTCAAATTAAGTCATTCAAATTGTTGAGCGTGGCGGGAGCATACTGGAGAGGCGATGAGAAAAATGCGCAACTTCAACGTGTCTACGCAACTGCTTTCGGCGATAAAAAAGATCTCGATTTGTATCTTCACAATATCGAAGAGGCTAAAAAACGCGATCACCGCAAATTGGGTAAAGAACTTGGCTTGTTCCATTTTAATGAGCTGGCACCAGGTTCTCCGTTCTTTACCGGGAAGGGTGCAACCGTCTACACAGCGTTGCAAACTTACCTGCGTGAATTGTATTTTGAGACCGGTTACCAGGAAGTTATCACGCCACAGATTTTCGACGTGAACTTGTTCCATACTTCTGGTCACTACCAGAATTATAAAGAAAACATGTTCTTCACGAAAGTGGACGAGCGCGATTTTGCTTCGAAGCCGATGAACTGTCCTTCGCACTGTTTGCTGTTCAACTCGGATAAGTATTCATACCGTGATTTGCCAATCAAAATGGCCGACTTCGGTCGTTTGCACCGTTATGAAAAATCAGGCGCGATGCACGGTTTGACTCGTGTTCGTACTTTCTGTCAGGACGATGCGCACATTTTCTGTCGTGTGGATCAATTGCAGGAAGAAATTGCGAAGTTCATGCACTTGCTCAATAAAGTTTACGACAAATTGGGCATGAGCAATTACAAAATTTATCTATCCACTCGTCCAGACAACCGTATGGGCAGTGAAGAGTACTGGGATAAGGCTGAAAATGCCTTGGCTGAGGCTTTGACCTCTTTGAATTTGCCATACACGATCAACCCTGGCGACGGAGCGTTCTACGGGCCGAAGCTGGATATTATGTTCGTGGATGCTTTGAGCCGTCCTTGGCAGTTGGGAACTTTACAAGTAGACCCGAACTTGCCAGAAGCCTTTGATTTGAAATACACGGGCGAAGATAACAAAGAACACCGTCCGATCATGCTTCACCGTGCGATCTTGGGTTCTTTGGAGAGATTCATCGGTGTTTACCTTGAGCATACAGCAGGGCATTTGCCGCCTTGGTTGTGTCCAACTCAAGTGGCGATTTTGAACGTTACAGACCGTGTGAACGTATTCTGTGAAGAACTTATGAATTCTCTCAAAGAATCAAAAGTTCGCGTTGAATTTGATCGCCGAAATGAGAAATTAAACTATAAAATCCGTGAAGCTCAACTGCAGAAGATTCCTTACATGATTATTGTCGGGGATAAAGAAGCAGAAAGCAGAACGGTTTCATTGCGCTTGCGTGATGGCTCTGAACACAAGGGCTTGACCGTGGAAGCAGTGATGAATTTGATTACGACAGATATTAATACAAGAAGTTTGCAGAGCTCTCTTGCGAAGTCTGCAAGTTCAGCCGAAGGCTGA
- a CDS encoding PilZ domain-containing protein codes for MIVRSDFLSPRTVQAFISWTQLKVKMSFIFIAQTIENSVYQLGLGSSTVLFLRESEGAAITGIVTRCLNGQGMKSRKSERQPVQSPVMLKKSMVAEQSPTGGGVQFLREGSMTDFSQGGAQIEVTQGLVRVKDFVSLMYQDQCGKWVSVESQVRWIAASVTGQQIIGVQFLAVSA; via the coding sequence GTGATCGTACGCTCTGATTTTCTTAGTCCGCGCACTGTACAAGCCTTCATCAGTTGGACACAGTTGAAAGTTAAGATGTCCTTTATTTTTATTGCGCAAACTATTGAAAACTCAGTTTATCAATTAGGTTTAGGATCCTCGACGGTGCTTTTTTTGAGAGAGTCAGAGGGTGCAGCAATCACCGGAATTGTGACTCGATGCCTTAATGGCCAAGGGATGAAAAGTCGTAAGTCTGAACGTCAACCGGTTCAATCACCGGTTATGTTGAAGAAGTCCATGGTCGCCGAGCAGTCGCCAACAGGCGGTGGGGTCCAGTTTCTTCGTGAGGGCTCCATGACTGACTTTTCTCAAGGTGGAGCTCAAATCGAGGTCACCCAAGGTTTGGTCCGCGTGAAAGACTTCGTGAGCTTGATGTATCAGGACCAGTGTGGAAAGTGGGTCTCGGTTGAGTCTCAAGTCCGCTGGATAGCAGCATCCGTTACCGGACAGCAGATTATTGGTGTGCAATTTCTTGCGGTCTCTGCTTGA
- a CDS encoding molybdopterin oxidoreductase, with protein sequence MADHNHANLHVSKFEAPAKLKTLSFALVAIGLLTFVIGLMKNPDRLWTSYLVAFFFFSCLGLSGLFWVALNNTAKAGWSVTIRRFAEATTSFIPWIFVGGLVLLLGFKKLYLWADPAAVAANPVIAAKTAYLNTGFFLVRLFVFVVGCLVFRWIIVGNSLKQDQNGDANLTHKNVGPSIAFLVFFALMFSFFSVDLLMSLLPTWYSTIYGIYTFAGLFQAGLAFLAIVIVLMKRSGMVKGYVTVEHQHDVVKYLKGFTVFWAYIAFSQFMLMWYANLPEETEFYIMRSLGGWMSISTALLIFRFVVPFIALLPRGAKRSDNNVIAVSVLVLIMQYVDIYWLVYPNFFDGQVTFGFWEIGIFAGFAGLFMLCLFSFWSKHSLVPLKDPRMHEALSHHVAY encoded by the coding sequence ATGGCTGATCATAATCACGCAAACCTTCATGTCTCTAAATTCGAAGCTCCTGCGAAACTTAAAACTTTGAGTTTTGCTTTGGTAGCGATCGGTCTTTTGACCTTCGTTATCGGCTTGATGAAAAATCCAGATCGTCTTTGGACTTCTTATCTAGTTGCTTTCTTCTTCTTCTCCTGCTTGGGCCTCAGCGGACTTTTCTGGGTGGCTTTGAACAACACTGCAAAAGCAGGTTGGTCAGTAACCATTCGTCGTTTTGCTGAAGCAACAACTTCATTCATCCCATGGATTTTTGTGGGCGGTTTGGTTTTGCTTCTGGGTTTCAAAAAGCTTTACTTGTGGGCTGATCCGGCTGCAGTTGCTGCAAACCCAGTGATCGCTGCGAAAACAGCATACTTGAACACAGGATTCTTCTTGGTTCGTTTGTTTGTTTTCGTTGTGGGTTGCTTGGTGTTCCGTTGGATCATCGTTGGTAACTCTTTGAAACAAGATCAGAATGGCGATGCGAATCTTACCCATAAAAACGTTGGTCCTTCGATCGCGTTCTTGGTGTTCTTCGCTTTGATGTTCTCTTTCTTCAGTGTTGACTTGTTGATGTCACTTCTTCCGACTTGGTACTCAACAATCTATGGAATCTACACTTTTGCTGGTTTGTTCCAGGCTGGTTTGGCATTCTTGGCGATCGTTATCGTTTTGATGAAAAGATCTGGCATGGTTAAAGGCTATGTAACTGTTGAGCACCAACATGACGTTGTGAAGTACCTTAAGGGTTTCACAGTGTTCTGGGCTTACATTGCATTCTCTCAGTTCATGCTTATGTGGTATGCCAATTTGCCAGAGGAAACTGAGTTCTACATCATGAGATCTTTGGGCGGTTGGATGTCTATCTCAACAGCTTTGTTGATCTTCCGTTTCGTAGTTCCTTTCATCGCATTGTTGCCAAGAGGCGCGAAGCGCTCTGACAATAACGTGATCGCAGTTTCTGTTCTTGTATTGATTATGCAATACGTAGACATCTACTGGTTGGTATATCCAAACTTCTTCGACGGCCAAGTAACATTCGGCTTCTGGGAAATTGGTATCTTCGCAGGTTTCGCCGGTCTATTCATGTTGTGCCTGTTCTCTTTCTGGAGCAAACACAGCCTGGTACCTCTGAAAGACCCACGCATGCACGAGGCATTGAGCCATCACGTAGCATACTAA
- a CDS encoding c-type cytochrome, producing the protein MRSLVNISMGIAAAGLAALALSGCGPSGNKPNVEIIQDMMESPAIKAQEYDETSPHHSGMRVPPENTAPVGFEPYRYATDVEGAAKNLKNPIAGKMDEETLLTGQKYYETNCAVCHGFKGEGAVAANAPAASKMALKPPPMLSDKVKGWPDGHLYHVITMGQGVMGPYASHIPQKYRWQVVNYIRFLEKRDGK; encoded by the coding sequence ATGAGAAGCCTTGTTAATATCTCTATGGGTATCGCAGCGGCAGGATTGGCAGCACTTGCTCTTTCTGGCTGTGGTCCAAGCGGTAACAAACCAAACGTTGAAATCATCCAGGATATGATGGAGTCTCCGGCGATCAAAGCTCAGGAGTACGACGAAACATCTCCACACCACAGTGGAATGAGAGTTCCGCCTGAAAACACAGCGCCTGTGGGCTTTGAACCCTACAGATATGCGACAGATGTTGAAGGTGCTGCAAAGAATTTGAAAAACCCAATTGCTGGCAAGATGGATGAGGAAACTCTTCTGACTGGTCAAAAATACTACGAGACAAACTGTGCAGTTTGCCACGGGTTCAAGGGTGAAGGCGCGGTAGCTGCGAATGCTCCGGCGGCAAGTAAAATGGCGTTGAAGCCACCTCCAATGTTGTCTGATAAAGTTAAAGGCTGGCCAGATGGACACCTTTACCATGTTATCACAATGGGGCAGGGTGTGATGGGGCCTTACGCTTCTCACATTCCACAAAAGTATCGTTGGCAAGTTGTTAACTACATTCGCTTCCTTGAGAAGCGTGATGGTAAATAG
- a CDS encoding DUF3341 domain-containing protein — translation MAAQYTKGIAGIWDSEALILKAAAKTREAGFTKFEAISAYPVHGMEEACGIKRSWIPYVTFVAALIGGTAGLALTYWTSAVDWAVNVGGKPFFSLPAFIPIIFELTILFAALSSVGALFYACKIPRMDPPVIDPDLSCHKFAIFIPHNDVGYDEAKIEKMFKDLGANTVKKTEY, via the coding sequence ATGGCAGCTCAATACACTAAAGGTATTGCCGGCATTTGGGATAGCGAAGCACTAATTTTGAAGGCAGCTGCGAAAACTCGCGAAGCTGGTTTCACTAAGTTCGAAGCTATTTCTGCTTATCCTGTTCATGGTATGGAAGAAGCTTGTGGTATCAAACGTTCATGGATCCCTTACGTTACTTTTGTAGCGGCTTTGATCGGTGGAACTGCAGGTCTTGCTTTGACTTATTGGACTTCAGCGGTTGATTGGGCAGTGAACGTGGGCGGTAAGCCTTTCTTCTCTTTGCCTGCTTTCATTCCTATTATTTTCGAATTGACGATCTTGTTCGCGGCTCTTTCATCTGTAGGCGCTTTGTTCTACGCATGTAAAATTCCTCGTATGGATCCACCAGTTATTGACCCAGACTTGAGCTGTCACAAGTTTGCGATCTTCATTCCGCACAATGATGTTGGTTATGACGAAGCAAAAATTGAGAAAATGTTCAAAGACCTTGGCGCTAATACGGTTAAGAAGACGGAGTACTAG
- the nrfD gene encoding NrfD/PsrC family molybdoenzyme membrane anchor subunit, whose amino-acid sequence MIKRNPLVLGNKTLKDVTDDICAPLERFPSKSWVAMFLGAKTLLLFYICILGAVVGVGIGLLGVTHPVFWGTMIVTFVFWIGIGHAGTLISAVLFLFRQKWRTSVARTAEAMTVFAVMTAGLFPLLHTGRPWLDYWLFPYPNQRGPLWVNFRSPLLWDVFAVSTYATVSMVFWYIGLVPDFATIKDRAKNKIRRSVYGALSLGWRGTAKNWSHYEMLYLLLAGLSTPLVLSVHTIVSFDFAVSNLPGWHTTIFPPYFVAGAIFSGFAMVVTLMTLVRIGFKEFQNYVTLDHMEVMNKIIMTTGMLVGYAYASEFFIAWYSGNPYERFVFVNRAFGPYGWSYWVMVSCNVLIPQIFWFKKMRRSIPVMFVVSIFVNIGMWFERFVITVTSLHRDFLPANWGMYQWSWFDTGVLVGSFGMFLTLFLLYLRLFPAVSIAEVKPVLHVGYDNEGGHH is encoded by the coding sequence ATGATTAAGCGCAATCCATTAGTTCTTGGAAATAAGACACTGAAAGATGTTACTGATGACATCTGCGCTCCGCTTGAACGTTTCCCATCCAAAAGCTGGGTGGCAATGTTCCTCGGTGCGAAAACATTGTTGTTATTCTACATCTGCATCCTGGGTGCAGTTGTAGGTGTGGGTATCGGTTTGCTGGGTGTTACTCATCCGGTATTCTGGGGTACCATGATCGTTACTTTCGTATTCTGGATCGGTATCGGCCATGCTGGTACTTTGATCTCTGCCGTTTTGTTCCTCTTCCGCCAAAAGTGGAGAACATCGGTGGCAAGAACTGCGGAAGCCATGACGGTATTCGCCGTTATGACAGCGGGTCTTTTCCCATTGCTTCATACAGGTCGTCCTTGGTTGGACTACTGGTTGTTCCCGTATCCGAATCAGCGTGGTCCATTGTGGGTGAACTTCCGTTCTCCATTGTTGTGGGACGTTTTCGCGGTATCAACTTACGCGACTGTTTCAATGGTGTTCTGGTACATCGGTTTGGTTCCTGACTTCGCAACTATTAAAGATCGCGCGAAAAACAAAATTCGCCGCTCTGTATACGGTGCTTTGTCATTGGGCTGGAGAGGTACTGCTAAGAACTGGAGTCACTATGAAATGCTTTACTTGCTTCTTGCAGGTCTTTCAACTCCGCTAGTTCTTTCAGTTCATACGATCGTATCGTTCGACTTCGCGGTTTCTAACTTGCCAGGTTGGCATACAACGATCTTCCCTCCATACTTCGTTGCCGGAGCAATCTTCTCTGGTTTCGCGATGGTTGTGACTTTGATGACTTTGGTTCGTATTGGTTTCAAAGAATTCCAAAACTACGTAACTCTAGATCATATGGAAGTGATGAATAAAATCATCATGACAACTGGTATGTTGGTTGGTTACGCCTACGCTTCAGAGTTCTTTATCGCTTGGTACTCAGGCAATCCTTACGAGCGCTTCGTGTTCGTAAACCGTGCCTTTGGTCCTTACGGTTGGTCTTACTGGGTGATGGTATCTTGTAACGTATTGATCCCACAAATTTTCTGGTTCAAGAAAATGCGTCGTTCAATCCCTGTGATGTTCGTTGTTTCTATCTTCGTAAACATCGGTATGTGGTTCGAGCGTTTCGTTATCACTGTGACTTCATTGCACAGAGATTTCTTGCCAGCGAACTGGGGTATGTACCAATGGTCTTGGTTCGATACGGGCGTTCTTGTTGGATCGTTCGGTATGTTCCTGACTTTGTTCTTGTTGTATTTGCGCTTGTTCCCTGCGGTTTCTATCGCGGAAGTGAAGCCCGTTTTGCACGTAGGTTATGATAATGAAGGAGGGCACCACTAA